A genome region from Macrotis lagotis isolate mMagLag1 chromosome 4, bilby.v1.9.chrom.fasta, whole genome shotgun sequence includes the following:
- the SFRP5 gene encoding secreted frizzled-related protein 5, whose protein sequence is MRGARGPALAGPGPGLGLGLLLLLLPGAPAARAEEYDYYGWPAEPLPGGPGGRFYSKPPQCLDIPADLALCHTVGYKRMRLPNLLEHESLAEVKQQASSWVPLLAKRCHSDTQVFLCSLFAPVCLDRPIYPCRSLCEAVRDGCSPLMGSYGFPWPEMLHCHKFPLDNDLCIAVQFGHVQVTAPPVSKICAQCEMEQSADGLMEQMCSSDFVVKMRIKEIKSENGDRKLIGAQKKKKLLKTGPLKRKDTKKLVLYMKNGASCPCPQLDNLTGNFLIMGRKVEGQLLLTAVYRWEKKNKEMKFAVKFMFSYPCSLYYPFFYGAAEQH, encoded by the exons ATGCGGGGCGCGCGGGGCCCGGCGctggcggggccggggccggggctggggctggggctgctgctgctgctgctgcccggCGCGCCGGCCGCCCGGGCCGAGGAGTACGACTACTACGGCTGGCCGGCCGAGCCCCTGCCCGGCGGGCCCGGCGGCCGCTTCTACTCCAAGCCCCCGCAGTGCCTGGACATCCCGGCCGACCTGGCGCTCTGCCACACGGTGGGCTACAAGCGCATGCGGCTGCCCAACCTGCTGGAGCACGAGAGCCTGGCCGAGGTGAAGCAGCAGGCCAGCAGCTGGGTGCCGCTGCTGGCCAAGCGCTGCCACTCGGACACGCAGGTCTTCCTCTGCTCGCTCTTCGCCCCCGTCTGCCTGGACCGGCCCATCTACCCGTGCCGCTCGCTCTGCGAGGCCGTGCGCGACGGCTGCTCCCCGCTCATGGGCTCCTACGGCTTCCCCTGGCCCGAGATGCTGCACTGCCACAAGTTCCCCCTGGACAACGACCTGTGCATCGCCGTGCAGTTCGGACACGTGCAGGTCACCGCGCCGCCAG TGTCAAAGATCTGTGCCCAGTGTGAAATGGAGCAGAGTGCAGATGGCCTCATGGAGCAGATGTGTTCCAGTGACTTTG TAGTCAAAATGcggatcaaagaaatcaaaagtgaaaatggtGACCGGAAGCTAATTGGGgcccagaagaagaaaaagttacTCAAGACCGGGCCCTTAAAACGCAAGGACACCAAGAAGTTGGTGCTCTACATGAAGAACGGGGCCAGTTGTCCCTGCCCCCAGCTGGACAATCTGACCGGGAATTTCCTTATCATGGGGCGAAAAGTGGAAGGGCAACTTCTACTTACAGCTGTCTACcgttgggaaaaaaagaataaggaaatgaAGTTTGCAGTCAAGTTCATGTTCTCCTACCCTTGCTCCCTCTACTATCCTTTCTTCTATGGGGCTGCAGAGCAGCACTGA
- the ZFYVE27 gene encoding protrudin isoform X1 gives MQALEQEGCGPEGIPTAVPETQPDSPPAPPKPPVLDLFNLVLFYKRLVLYLEPLKDAGDGILYLLRWQTPVCSLLTCLGLNFLFLTLSEGAWYSVGALLISVPALLGCLQEVCRVRLPEPELMRRKYHSVRQEDLRKVRLSRPEAVAEVKTFLIQLENFLNGLCCRCESVYRVLYWENPAVSSLFYGALLGSVFVLYVFPLCWVLALLNSTLFLGNVEFYRVVAEYRATLQQRMNPKLPVNTEDCLDSDGGRAVLDCSPTPTPTEDLTPGSVEEAEEAEPDEEFKDAIEEDDEGSACNVEYDMALHDNGFMSKNEMIRSKVSRLTEKLRKRYPTNNFGNCTSCSATFSVLKKRRNCSNCGNSFCSRCCSFKVPKSSMGATAPEAQRETVFVCGSCNQTLSK, from the exons ATGCAGGCACTAGAACAAGAGGGATGTGGTCCGGAAGGGATACCCACTGCCGTGCCCGAGACCCAACCTGATTCTCCACCTGCCCCACCTAAGCCTCCAGTGCTTGACCTCTTCAACTTAGTCCTGTTTTACAAGAGGCTTGTCCTCTACTTGGAACCCCTCAAGGACGCAGGCGATGGAATCCTCTACTTGCTCAG GTGGCAGACACCAGTATGTTCCTTGCTGACCtgcctgggcctcaatttcctcttcctaACTCTGAGCGAGG GTGCTTGGTACTCAGTGGGGGCCCTGCTGATTTCTGTGCCTGCTCTGCTGGGCTGCCTTCAGGAGGTGTGCCGGGTGCGTCTGCCCGAGCCTGAGCTGATGCGGAGGAAGTATCACAGTGTGAGGCAGGAAGATCTGCGCAAGGTCCGGCTGTCACGGCCCGAGGCTGTGGCAGAGGTGAAGACCTT CTTGATTCAATTGGAGAACTTCTTGAATGGCTTGTGCTGCAGGTGTGAGTCGGTCTATCGAGTGCTGTACTGGGAGAACCCGGCAGTGTCCTCCCT ATTCTATGGGGCTCTCTTGGGCTCTGTCTTCGTACTGTATGTGTTTCCCCTATGCTGGGTCCTTGCCCTTCTCAACAGCACTCTCTTTCTGGGAAATGTGGAGTTCTACCGAG TAGTGGCAGAATACCGGGCTACCCTCCAGCAGCGGATGAACCCGAAGCTTCCAGTGAACACTGAGGATTGCCTCGACTCAGATGGTGGAAGAGCAGTATTGGACTGCAGTCCAACCCCTACTCCCACGGAG GACCTCACACCAGGCAGTGTGGAGGAGGCAGAGGAGGCTGAGccagatgaagaatttaaagatgCTATTGAG GAAGATGATGAAGGATCTGCCTGCAATGTGGAGTATGATATGGCCCTACATGACAATGGTTTTATGAGCAAGAATGAAATGATTCGAAGCAAAGTGTCTCGACTCACTGAGAAGCTCCGAAAACGTTATCCTACCAACAATTTTG GAAACTGTACAAGCTGCTCTGCTACCTTCTCAGTGCTGAAGAAGAGG AGGAACTGTAGTAACTGTGGAAACAGCTTTTGCTCCCGGTGCTGCTCCTTCAAGGTCCCCAAGTCCTCCATGGGAGCCACAG cCCCCGAAGCACAGAGAGAGACTGTATTTGTGTGTGGCTCATGTAACCAGACCCTGAGCAAGTGA
- the ZFYVE27 gene encoding protrudin isoform X3 produces MESSTCSGAWYSVGALLISVPALLGCLQEVCRVRLPEPELMRRKYHSVRQEDLRKVRLSRPEAVAEVKTFLIQLENFLNGLCCRCESVYRVLYWENPAVSSLFYGALLGSVFVLYVFPLCWVLALLNSTLFLGNVEFYRVVAEYRATLQQRMNPKLPVNTEDCLDSDGGRAVLDCSPTPTPTEDLTPGSVEEAEEAEPDEEFKDAIEEDDEGSACNVEYDMALHDNGFMSKNEMIRSKVSRLTEKLRKRYPTNNFGNCTSCSATFSVLKKRRNCSNCGNSFCSRCCSFKVPKSSMGATAPEAQRETVFVCGSCNQTLSK; encoded by the exons ATGGAATCCTCTACTTGCTCAG GTGCTTGGTACTCAGTGGGGGCCCTGCTGATTTCTGTGCCTGCTCTGCTGGGCTGCCTTCAGGAGGTGTGCCGGGTGCGTCTGCCCGAGCCTGAGCTGATGCGGAGGAAGTATCACAGTGTGAGGCAGGAAGATCTGCGCAAGGTCCGGCTGTCACGGCCCGAGGCTGTGGCAGAGGTGAAGACCTT CTTGATTCAATTGGAGAACTTCTTGAATGGCTTGTGCTGCAGGTGTGAGTCGGTCTATCGAGTGCTGTACTGGGAGAACCCGGCAGTGTCCTCCCT ATTCTATGGGGCTCTCTTGGGCTCTGTCTTCGTACTGTATGTGTTTCCCCTATGCTGGGTCCTTGCCCTTCTCAACAGCACTCTCTTTCTGGGAAATGTGGAGTTCTACCGAG TAGTGGCAGAATACCGGGCTACCCTCCAGCAGCGGATGAACCCGAAGCTTCCAGTGAACACTGAGGATTGCCTCGACTCAGATGGTGGAAGAGCAGTATTGGACTGCAGTCCAACCCCTACTCCCACGGAG GACCTCACACCAGGCAGTGTGGAGGAGGCAGAGGAGGCTGAGccagatgaagaatttaaagatgCTATTGAG GAAGATGATGAAGGATCTGCCTGCAATGTGGAGTATGATATGGCCCTACATGACAATGGTTTTATGAGCAAGAATGAAATGATTCGAAGCAAAGTGTCTCGACTCACTGAGAAGCTCCGAAAACGTTATCCTACCAACAATTTTG GAAACTGTACAAGCTGCTCTGCTACCTTCTCAGTGCTGAAGAAGAGG AGGAACTGTAGTAACTGTGGAAACAGCTTTTGCTCCCGGTGCTGCTCCTTCAAGGTCCCCAAGTCCTCCATGGGAGCCACAG cCCCCGAAGCACAGAGAGAGACTGTATTTGTGTGTGGCTCATGTAACCAGACCCTGAGCAAGTGA
- the ZFYVE27 gene encoding protrudin isoform X2 yields MQALEQEGCGPEGIPTAVPETQPDSPPAPPKPPVLDLFNLVLFYKRLVLYLEPLKDAGDGILYLLRWQTPVCSLLTCLGLNFLFLTLSEGAWYSVGALLISVPALLGCLQEVCRVRLPEPELMRRKYHSVRQEDLRKVRLSRPEAVAEVKTFLIQLENFLNGLCCRCESVYRVLYWENPAVSSLFYGALLGSVFVLYVFPLCWVLALLNSTLFLGNVEFYRVAEYRATLQQRMNPKLPVNTEDCLDSDGGRAVLDCSPTPTPTEDLTPGSVEEAEEAEPDEEFKDAIEEDDEGSACNVEYDMALHDNGFMSKNEMIRSKVSRLTEKLRKRYPTNNFGNCTSCSATFSVLKKRRNCSNCGNSFCSRCCSFKVPKSSMGATAPEAQRETVFVCGSCNQTLSK; encoded by the exons ATGCAGGCACTAGAACAAGAGGGATGTGGTCCGGAAGGGATACCCACTGCCGTGCCCGAGACCCAACCTGATTCTCCACCTGCCCCACCTAAGCCTCCAGTGCTTGACCTCTTCAACTTAGTCCTGTTTTACAAGAGGCTTGTCCTCTACTTGGAACCCCTCAAGGACGCAGGCGATGGAATCCTCTACTTGCTCAG GTGGCAGACACCAGTATGTTCCTTGCTGACCtgcctgggcctcaatttcctcttcctaACTCTGAGCGAGG GTGCTTGGTACTCAGTGGGGGCCCTGCTGATTTCTGTGCCTGCTCTGCTGGGCTGCCTTCAGGAGGTGTGCCGGGTGCGTCTGCCCGAGCCTGAGCTGATGCGGAGGAAGTATCACAGTGTGAGGCAGGAAGATCTGCGCAAGGTCCGGCTGTCACGGCCCGAGGCTGTGGCAGAGGTGAAGACCTT CTTGATTCAATTGGAGAACTTCTTGAATGGCTTGTGCTGCAGGTGTGAGTCGGTCTATCGAGTGCTGTACTGGGAGAACCCGGCAGTGTCCTCCCT ATTCTATGGGGCTCTCTTGGGCTCTGTCTTCGTACTGTATGTGTTTCCCCTATGCTGGGTCCTTGCCCTTCTCAACAGCACTCTCTTTCTGGGAAATGTGGAGTTCTACCGAG TGGCAGAATACCGGGCTACCCTCCAGCAGCGGATGAACCCGAAGCTTCCAGTGAACACTGAGGATTGCCTCGACTCAGATGGTGGAAGAGCAGTATTGGACTGCAGTCCAACCCCTACTCCCACGGAG GACCTCACACCAGGCAGTGTGGAGGAGGCAGAGGAGGCTGAGccagatgaagaatttaaagatgCTATTGAG GAAGATGATGAAGGATCTGCCTGCAATGTGGAGTATGATATGGCCCTACATGACAATGGTTTTATGAGCAAGAATGAAATGATTCGAAGCAAAGTGTCTCGACTCACTGAGAAGCTCCGAAAACGTTATCCTACCAACAATTTTG GAAACTGTACAAGCTGCTCTGCTACCTTCTCAGTGCTGAAGAAGAGG AGGAACTGTAGTAACTGTGGAAACAGCTTTTGCTCCCGGTGCTGCTCCTTCAAGGTCCCCAAGTCCTCCATGGGAGCCACAG cCCCCGAAGCACAGAGAGAGACTGTATTTGTGTGTGGCTCATGTAACCAGACCCTGAGCAAGTGA